The Buchnera aphidicola (Lipaphis pseudobrassicae) genomic sequence CTGAAGGTAAAAATGATCATCATTGTATTGAAAGTTTATTTAAAGCTTTTGGATGTACATTACGTCAAGCAATTAAAATAAAAGGAAATAAATTACCAACTTCAAAAGGATTCTTATAATGAATGAAATAGTAGTATTAGATACTGATTGTGCTAATTTAACATCAATTAGAGTAGCAATTAAACAACTAGGTTATTATCCTATTATAACTTCCGAACCTGATATAGTAATGCGTGCTAAGAAAATTTTTTTACCTGGCGTAGGTACGGCTGCAGCAGTCATGAAGGTGTTATTTGAAAAAAAGCTTGTTAATATTATTAGAGAGTTTACAAATCCAATTTTAGGAATATGTCTTGGAATGCAACTTTTTTGTACCTTTAGTGAAGAATGTGATGGTGTTCAAACACTTGATATAATTAAATCTTCTGTGTTACGTTTAAAAACTGATAAGTTATCTTTACCTCATATAGGATGGAATAAAATTGCACTAAATAAACCAAGTCCTTTGTTTAAGTTTATACCAAATTATTCAAGGTTTTATTTTGTTCATAGTTATATAGTTCCCGTTAGTAAATATTCCTTATCTACTACTAATTATGGTATTAATTTTAGCTCAATTATACAAAAAAATAATTTTTTTGGAGTTCAGTTTCATCCAGAAAAATCTGGTGATATAGGTTCTCAATTATTAAAGAATTTTTTGGAGATATAATGATTATTCCTGCATTTGATTTAATTAACGGTAAAGCAGTACGTTTATATCAAGGAAATTATTACCATCAAAAAAATTATGATATAAATTTACATAGTTCTCTAAAAGAATATGCATTGAAAGGAGTTAAACTTGTTCATTTAGTAGATTTAGATGGAGCAAAAAATATTAAAAGCAGACAATTAGAACTATTAAAAAAAATACTTTCTTATAGCACTATTCCTATACAAATTGGAGGAGGTATAAGAAATGAACAAGATATAGAAATGCTTTTAAATCTTGGTGCAAAAAGAGTAGTTATCGGTTCTATTTGTATATTAAATAAAAGTAAGGTAAAAGAATGGTTGAAACGTTACGGTTCGGATGTAATTGTTTTAGCATTAGACATTCATATCAGTCGTAGTAGTAAAAAAGAAATATACATTCATGGATGGCAAAAAAAAACTGATTATTCATTAGAAGAAATTATAGAGTATTTTTTATCAGATAATTTAAAACATGTATTATGTACTGATATATCTAAAGATGGCACATTATTAGGTCCAAATGTTAAACTATATACAGAAATTGTACAATCTTTTAAACAAATAGAATTTCAAGCTTCTGGAGGAATATCAGAATTACAAGATATTCTTACTTTAAAAAAAACTGGAGTTCAAAATGTTATTATAGGTCGTGCTTTATTAGAAAAAAAATTTACTATAAAGGAAGCATTAAAATGTTGGCAAAACGAATAATAGCATGCCTTGATGTTAGTAATGGTTTAGTGGTAAAAGGAGTGCAGTTTCAAAATCATGAAGTTGTAGGTAGTATAATACCACTTTCTAAACGTTATGCAGAAAATGGTATAGATGAGTTAGTATTTTACGATATTACTGCTGCAACAAAAAATAAATTAGTTAATAGAAGATGGATCGAAAAAATTGCTGAAGTAATAAATATACCATTTTGTGTTGCTGGAGGCATTAAAAGTGTAGAAGATGCAAAAAATATTTTATCTAGTGGTGCAGATAAAATATCAATTAATTCTTCAGCTTTACAAGATCCTAATTTAATTACAAAAATTTCAGATCGTTTTGGTGTTCAATGTACAGTAGTTGGTATAGATTCTTGGTATGATAATTCAAAACAGTGTTATATGGTACAACAGTATACAGGTGATATGAATAAAACTTATCAAACTAATTGGAGAACTGTTGATTGGGTAAAAAAAGTTCAAAAAAAAGGAGCAGGTGAAATTGTTTTAAACATGATGAATAAAGATGGATTACAAAAAGGTTATGACCTTTTGCAACTAAATGAAATAAGGTCTATTTGTAAAGTTCCTTTAATTGCATCAGGAGGTGCTGGAAATATGAATCATTTTTATGATGCTTTACATTATTCTAAGGTAGATGGAGTATTAGCTGCATCTGTTTTTCATAAAAATATAGTAAATATAAAAAAGTTAAAAAATTTTTTAATTGAAAAAGGAATAGAGATTAGAGTATGTTAAACGAAAAAAAATTATCAAATCTTAATTGGACTAAAACTAATGGAATGCTTCCTGCGATAGTGCAAGATTCTTGCTCTTATGAAGTATTAATGCATGGATATATGAATAAAGAAGCTTTATTACAAACTCAAGAAAATGGTTTAGTAACATTTTACTCTCGTACTAAGAATCGTTTATGGGTTAAAGGAGAAAAATCAGGAAATTATTTAAAAGTCCTTAAAGTTCTTACGGATTGTGATTATGACACACTTTTAGTAATAGTAAAATCCATAGGAAAAACTTGTCATTTAGGAAATAAAAGCTGTTTTTTTTCAGATGAATATAATGTAAATTTTCTTGATAAATTAGAAAATATTATAGAAAATAAAAAAAAATTAGATGTAAGTAATTCCTATACAACTCATTTATATAAATCTGGAACGAGTCGTATTGCGCAAAAAGTTGGTGAAGAAGCTATAGAAACAATATTGGCGGCGATGAAAAAAAATAAAAATGAACTAATAGATGAAACTTCAGATTTAATTTATCATTTAATTGTATTGTTACACGATCAAAATTTAACTTTTAATACAGTACTGAATAATTTAAGAAAAAGAAATGAAAAACAATAGTAATTTTGATTAAAAAATAATATTTATATAATGTTAATAAAGTAAAAAATACTAAAAAATCAACTTATGTATTTCAATGTCAAAAAATCAATTATATTCAATATATCATCTATTAATAATTTTTAAATTTATTAGATATTAAGTAAACTTTTTTCTTTTTATTTTAAAAGTTCATAATATAATACAAAATTTTATTTGAATATTTTATTTTTAATAAACGAAAAATAGTTATAATATCATTTATTATAAAAATTTTATATAAAAAATAATTTTTTTTAAATACATTTAAAAAATGTTTTTTAGTTGGAGAAAAAAATGTCAAAACAACAAATTGGTGTTGTAGGAATGGCAGTAATGGGACGGAATTTAGCATTAAATATTGAGAGTAAAAATTATACTGTATCCATATACAATAGAACAAAATCAATCACAGAAGAGGTAGTTAATAAAAATATCGGAAAAAAAATTTTTCCATATTTTTCTATTAAAGAGTTTATTTATTCACTTGTAAAACCTAGATGTATTTTATTAATGGTTCAATCGGGTAAAGCAACTGATGAAACTATTGAGTCAATTATTCCTTATTTAGAAGAAGAAGATATATTAATTGATGGAGGAAATACTTTTTATAAAGATACTATCCGAAGAAGCAATGAATTATCTAAATATGGTATTAATTTTATTGGAATGGGTGTTTCTGGAGGTGAACTAGGTGCATTAACTGGTCCATCAATTATGCCTGGAGGTCAAAAAAAAGCATATAAATTAGTATCTTCTATGTTAAAAAAGATATCAGCTAAATTCAAACATGAAGCATGTGTAAGTTATATTGGTCCTAATGGTTCGGGACATTATGTAAAAATGATACATAATGGTATTGAATATGGTGACATGCAATTAATTGCAGAGTCATATTTTTTATTGAAACATTTATTAAATATGAATAATAAAGAATTAGCAAATACATTTTCTGAATGGAATAAAGGAGAGTTAAACAGTTATTTAATTGATATAACAAAAGATATTTTTCTTAAAAAAGATGAGAATAACAATTATTTAATAGACTTTATTTTAGACATTGCAGAAGATAAAGGTACAGGAAAATGGATTAGTAAAAATGCTTTAGAGTTTCGTGAACCACTTTCACTAATTACTCAATCTGTTTTTTCACGTTATTTATCTTCTCTTAGAGAGCAACGCATATCTGCATCTAAGATATTAAAAAAACCTAATACAGAAGTGTTTATTAAAGATAAAAGTAGTTTTATTGAAGAAGTGAGACGTGCTTTATATTTAGGTAAAATTATTTCTTATGCCCAAGGTTTTTCTCAATTAAAAAGAGCTTCGGATAAATATTCTTGGAATCTAAAATATGATAAAATTGCTAAAATTTTTAGATCTGGATGTATTATCCGAGCAAATTTTTTACAAAAAATTGCAGAAGAATATTCTAGTAATACAAAAATAGTTAATTTGTTATTAACACCTTATTTTTCAAAAATTGCTAATGAATATGCAATTTCATTACGTAACGTTGTGATTCAATCAATAAAATATGGTATTTCTGTTCCTACTTTTTCTGCAGCAATATCATATTATGATAGTTATCGTACCGTAAATTCATCAGCTAATCTTATACAAGCTCAAAGAGATTATTTTGGTTCACATACTTATCAAAGAACTGATAAATCTGGTTATTTTCATACGAATTGGTCAGAAAAAAAATAATTTTAATCTCAAAAAAATCAAAATTATTAACATTTTTTTATNNNNNNNNNNNNNNNNNNNNNNNNNNNNNNNNNNNNNNNNNNNNNNNNNNNNNNNNNNNNNNNNNNNNNNNNNNNNNNNNNNNNAAAAATGCGTTTATGTGATAAAGAAATTAAGAAATGGTTGAAAAGAAAAAAATTAATTATTGAACCATATCCTCAAAAAAAATTAATTCATGGTGTTACTGTTGATATACATTTAAGCGATAAATTTCGTTTTTTTTATGATCATATTAGATCTTGCGTTGATTTGAGTGATTCAAAAGAAAATATAAATACAGCATTAAAAGAAGTTATGAGTGATGAAATTATTTTTTCTAAAGAAAAACCTTTTTTTTTACAACCTGGTTCTTTAATACTTTCTTCTACTTTTGAAAATATCACTATCCCAAATAATTTAGTTGGTTGGTTAGATGGTCGTTCTTCTTTAGCTCGTTTAGGTTTAATGATTCACGCTACTGCACATCGTATCGATCCAGGATGGAAAGGTAATATTGTATTAGAAATTTTTAATGCTGGAAAATTAACTTTGGGATTATGTCCTAAAATGAAAATAGCAGCTTTAAGCTTTGAAATTCTTTCTCAATCAGTATCACTTCCTTATAATGTTCGTCGTGAATCGAAATATAAAACTCAAAATGGAGTGATACCAAGTCGTATTAATAAAGAATAAAATTTTTCTAATACAAAGAATAGTTTACGATTGATTTTATTTTGTATATTATATGTATTATTTTAAATAAGTATAACATTATGTCTAATATTTTTAGAAAAATTTTAGTTACTTGTGCTTTACCGTATGCAAATGGATCTATTCATATAGGCCATATGCTTGAACATATACAAGCAGATATTTGGGTACGTTATCATAAAATGTGTGGTCATGAAGTATGGTTTGTTTCTGCTGATGATGCTCATGGAACTGCTATTATGTTAAAATCTGAAAATTTAGGGATATCTTCAAATAATTTGATTAAGCAAGTGAAAAAAGAACATGAAAAAGATTTTCTAAATTTTAAAATTTCTTATGATAACTATCACTCTACACATAGTATAGAAAACTTATACTTATTAAGAAAAATATTTAAAACTCTAAACGAAAAAGGTTTAATTAAAGAAAAAAAAATTTTTCAATTTTTTGATGATATAAAAGAAATATTTCTTCCAGATAGATTTATTAAAGGAAAATGTCCTATCTGCCATGCTGAAAATCAATATGGAGATAATTGTGAAATATGTAGTGCAACTTATGAACCAATAGAATTGATTGATCCTATATCTGTAATTTCTGGGAAAAAACCTATTCTAAAGAATACTAAGCACTTGTATTTTGATTTGCCGTTTTTTAGTGATATGTTAAAAAAATGGATATATTCTGGTGTCTTAGAAAAATCAGTGATAAAGAAAACAGAAGAATGGTTGAAAACAGGTTTACAATCATGGGGAATCTCTAGAGATGCTCCATATTTTGGATTTAAGATACCAAAATTTCCTAAAAAATATTTTTATGTTTGGTTAGATGCTCCTATTGGTTATATTAGTGCTTTTAAAAATCTTTGTTATAAAAATAAAAAATTGAATTTTAATGAATTATGGAATAAAACATCTGATTATGAATTATATCATTTTATTGGAAAAGATATTATTTATTTTCATACTTTATTTTGGCCTTCAATATTAGAAGCAGTTTCTTTGAGAAAACCTAATGGTATTTTTGTTCATGGTCATCTTACCATGAATGGATTAAAACTATCAAAATCACGTAGTATTGGATTAATAAAAGCAGAAAATTGGATCAAGTGTTTTGATTCAGATAGTTTACGGTATTATTATGCTAGTAAATTATCGAACAATATAAATGATGTTGAAATGAATTTAGAAGATTTTGTTCAAAAAATAAATAGTGATATTGTAAATAAATTAGTTAATCTAGCTTCTAGAAGTGCTAGTTTTTTAGAAAAATATTTTGATAAATATTTATCTGATAAATTAAGTGATATTAAAATATATAAATATTTTATCTCTAAAGGTAGTATTATACGATATTATTTAGAAAATCGTGAATTTAATTTAGTTGTACAAGAATCTATGCGATTAATAGATAGAGCCAATCAATATATTAATGAAAAAAAACCATGGAAAATTAAACCAAAGAAAGGAAATAATAAATTACAAGAAATTTGTACTATAGGAATAAATTTATTTAGAATAGTAATGGTGTTTTTAAAACCAATATTGCCTGATCTTGCAATTAAAACAGAATCTTTTTTGATATCAAGTTTAACTTGGGAAAGTATTCAAAATCCTTTATTACAGCATAAAATAAAAAAATTTACTCCATTATATCAACGGATTAGTTATGAAAAAATTAATGAATTGATTAATTTATGCAAATGATTAATCTATACAAATAAGTAAATGTTTTACATCCAAATTATAGAAAATTTTAATAAAATAAAAACTTTTTATTAGTTGGTTTTAAATCATTTTGCCATGATATTTTCCATGTTTCTTTGTTTTTATGTTTTATATCAACGATAAATACTCCTAAAGCACTAATAAAATCATCGTTATAAAATAATAATGGGATTTGGTTACGTAACCAAGGAGGAATATTTTTTTCTTGCCATATTTTTTTTATTTTTCTTGTTTTATTTCTTCCTAAAATTAAAATTTTTCCCTCATATTGAAAACGGATATTAATTAATTCGCTTTTTTTAGGTTTAGGAAGACTTATACCTTGATCATTTTGTACTAAATATCCTAAATCATTAGGTAAAAAAAGTTTATTGTTTTTTTTATGCCAAAATAAAAAAGTATTTTTTACAATTGGTTGTGTTTTTATAAAATACAGTGATTGTTTATAACGCCTAATTTCATTTTTTTCTATTTTTATTTTTGGGTTTGCATCTACACGGCTAAAAATAATTTGATCATATATACATTCAATATTTTTGTATGATGGCATTTTGATTTGTTGCAATGCTATCCATCGTCTTATTAATGCAGTGCACATGTCTTTTTTTATATTTTTAAAAGTTTTAATGTTTAAAGAGTTATCTGATTGTACAAAATTTTGAATTTTTTCAAGAAGAAAGTTATTTAGTAAAATTGTTTCTTTTTGACATATTTTGATAGTACGAAAACAATTTTTTAAGAAAAAAGGCCATCTTTTTTCTAACTCTGGAATAATTTTATGTCTTATATAATTACGATCATAATTAGTATTAAAATTGCTAAAATCTTGAATCCAATTTAAATGGTGATAATTAGCCAAGAATTCTAATTCTTTTCTCGTTTTATTTAAAAACGGTCGAATAATTTTTTTGTCACCTAACATTGTTTTAAAAGACATACTTGATAGTCCAGTTGGACCACTACCTCTTTTTAGAGATAAAAAAAAGGTTTCACATTGATCATTCATATGATGACCTGTTAGTAGTACTTCTTTTAAAAGTAAATTATTATAAATAATATTATATCGTTTTATTCGTAATTTTTCTTCAGTATTATTTATTTGTTCATCAAAAAAAATATTTTTAACAATTAATGGTATTTTATTTTTTTCACAGTATTTTTTACAGTGTTTTATCCATTTTTGTGAAAATGATGTAAGATTGTGATTAATATGAATAGCACGTATTTTTATATCGGGAATTGTTTTTTTTGCTATAATTAATTGGTGCAGAAGTACTGTAGAATCTAATCCACCACTATAAGCTACTAAGAACAATTTATTTTTAAGCTGTGTTATTATATTTTTAATCAAAATCAAATAGTTTGTAAATTATTTTAATACGTTCGAGTGGACTTGAACCACTAACTTCTACCATGTCATGGTAGCGCTCTAACCAGTTGAGCTACGAACGTATATGTTTA encodes the following:
- the gndA gene encoding NADP-dependent phosphogluconate dehydrogenase, whose protein sequence is MSKQQIGVVGMAVMGRNLALNIESKNYTVSIYNRTKSITEEVVNKNIGKKIFPYFSIKEFIYSLVKPRCILLMVQSGKATDETIESIIPYLEEEDILIDGGNTFYKDTIRRSNELSKYGINFIGMGVSGGELGALTGPSIMPGGQKKAYKLVSSMLKKISAKFKHEACVSYIGPNGSGHYVKMIHNGIEYGDMQLIAESYFLLKHLLNMNNKELANTFSEWNKGELNSYLIDITKDIFLKKDENNNYLIDFILDIAEDKGTGKWISKNALEFREPLSLITQSVFSRYLSSLREQRISASKILKKPNTEVFIKDKSSFIEEVRRALYLGKIISYAQGFSQLKRASDKYSWNLKYDKIAKIFRSGCIIRANFLQKIAEEYSSNTKIVNLLLTPYFSKIANEYAISLRNVVIQSIKYGISVPTFSAAISYYDSYRTVNSSANLIQAQRDYFGSHTYQRTDKSGYFHTNWSEKK
- the hisH gene encoding imidazole glycerol phosphate synthase subunit HisH → MNEIVVLDTDCANLTSIRVAIKQLGYYPIITSEPDIVMRAKKIFLPGVGTAAAVMKVLFEKKLVNIIREFTNPILGICLGMQLFCTFSEECDGVQTLDIIKSSVLRLKTDKLSLPHIGWNKIALNKPSPLFKFIPNYSRFYFVHSYIVPVSKYSLSTTNYGINFSSIIQKNNFFGVQFHPEKSGDIGSQLLKNFLEI
- the dcd gene encoding dCTP deaminase, which encodes MRLCDKEIKKWLKRKKLIIEPYPQKKLIHGVTVDIHLSDKFRFFYDHIRSCVDLSDSKENINTALKEVMSDEIIFSKEKPFFLQPGSLILSSTFENITIPNNLVGWLDGRSSLARLGLMIHATAHRIDPGWKGNIVLEIFNAGKLTLGLCPKMKIAALSFEILSQSVSLPYNVRRESKYKTQNGVIPSRINKE
- the hisA gene encoding 1-(5-phosphoribosyl)-5-[(5-phosphoribosylamino)methylideneamino]imidazole-4-carboxamide isomerase, with the protein product MIIPAFDLINGKAVRLYQGNYYHQKNYDINLHSSLKEYALKGVKLVHLVDLDGAKNIKSRQLELLKKILSYSTIPIQIGGGIRNEQDIEMLLNLGAKRVVIGSICILNKSKVKEWLKRYGSDVIVLALDIHISRSSKKEIYIHGWQKKTDYSLEEIIEYFLSDNLKHVLCTDISKDGTLLGPNVKLYTEIVQSFKQIEFQASGGISELQDILTLKKTGVQNVIIGRALLEKKFTIKEALKCWQNE
- the tilS gene encoding tRNA lysidine(34) synthetase TilS encodes the protein MIKNIITQLKNKLFLVAYSGGLDSTVLLHQLIIAKKTIPDIKIRAIHINHNLTSFSQKWIKHCKKYCEKNKIPLIVKNIFFDEQINNTEEKLRIKRYNIIYNNLLLKEVLLTGHHMNDQCETFFLSLKRGSGPTGLSSMSFKTMLGDKKIIRPFLNKTRKELEFLANYHHLNWIQDFSNFNTNYDRNYIRHKIIPELEKRWPFFLKNCFRTIKICQKETILLNNFLLEKIQNFVQSDNSLNIKTFKNIKKDMCTALIRRWIALQQIKMPSYKNIECIYDQIIFSRVDANPKIKIEKNEIRRYKQSLYFIKTQPIVKNTFLFWHKKNNKLFLPNDLGYLVQNDQGISLPKPKKSELINIRFQYEGKILILGRNKTRKIKKIWQEKNIPPWLRNQIPLLFYNDDFISALGVFIVDIKHKNKETWKISWQNDLKPTNKKFLFY
- the hisF gene encoding imidazole glycerol phosphate synthase subunit HisF, with protein sequence MLAKRIIACLDVSNGLVVKGVQFQNHEVVGSIIPLSKRYAENGIDELVFYDITAATKNKLVNRRWIEKIAEVINIPFCVAGGIKSVEDAKNILSSGADKISINSSALQDPNLITKISDRFGVQCTVVGIDSWYDNSKQCYMVQQYTGDMNKTYQTNWRTVDWVKKVQKKGAGEIVLNMMNKDGLQKGYDLLQLNEIRSICKVPLIASGGAGNMNHFYDALHYSKVDGVLAASVFHKNIVNIKKLKNFLIEKGIEIRVC
- the metG gene encoding methionine--tRNA ligase gives rise to the protein MSNIFRKILVTCALPYANGSIHIGHMLEHIQADIWVRYHKMCGHEVWFVSADDAHGTAIMLKSENLGISSNNLIKQVKKEHEKDFLNFKISYDNYHSTHSIENLYLLRKIFKTLNEKGLIKEKKIFQFFDDIKEIFLPDRFIKGKCPICHAENQYGDNCEICSATYEPIELIDPISVISGKKPILKNTKHLYFDLPFFSDMLKKWIYSGVLEKSVIKKTEEWLKTGLQSWGISRDAPYFGFKIPKFPKKYFYVWLDAPIGYISAFKNLCYKNKKLNFNELWNKTSDYELYHFIGKDIIYFHTLFWPSILEAVSLRKPNGIFVHGHLTMNGLKLSKSRSIGLIKAENWIKCFDSDSLRYYYASKLSNNINDVEMNLEDFVQKINSDIVNKLVNLASRSASFLEKYFDKYLSDKLSDIKIYKYFISKGSIIRYYLENREFNLVVQESMRLIDRANQYINEKKPWKIKPKKGNNKLQEICTIGINLFRIVMVFLKPILPDLAIKTESFLISSLTWESIQNPLLQHKIKKFTPLYQRISYEKINELINLCK
- the hisIE gene encoding bifunctional phosphoribosyl-AMP cyclohydrolase/phosphoribosyl-ATP diphosphatase HisIE yields the protein MLNEKKLSNLNWTKTNGMLPAIVQDSCSYEVLMHGYMNKEALLQTQENGLVTFYSRTKNRLWVKGEKSGNYLKVLKVLTDCDYDTLLVIVKSIGKTCHLGNKSCFFSDEYNVNFLDKLENIIENKKKLDVSNSYTTHLYKSGTSRIAQKVGEEAIETILAAMKKNKNELIDETSDLIYHLIVLLHDQNLTFNTVLNNLRKRNEKQ